A window of Proteus columbae contains these coding sequences:
- the cysB gene encoding HTH-type transcriptional regulator CysB, producing the protein MKLQQLRYIVEVVNNDLNVSTTAERLYTSQPGISKQIRMLEDELGIQIFSRSGKHLTHVTPAGEEIVRLSREILSKTEAIRSAAGEHTYPDRGSLSIATTHTQARYVLPPVIKGFIERYPDVSLHMNQGSPTQIAEDVCRGKSDFAIATESLHLYNDLVMLPCYRWNRIVVVSKDHPLAQKREVTLKELANYDIVTYTQGFTGRSDLDDAFGKVGLKPKIVFTATDADVIKTYVRLHLGIGVIASMAFDPVLDSDLVAIDMRDKFSYSTTKIAFRRSGFLRGYMYDFMWRFAPHLTRNLIEQAVALRTNEEIEELFKDIELPLV; encoded by the coding sequence ATGAAATTACAACAGTTGCGTTATATCGTTGAAGTGGTGAATAACGATTTAAATGTTTCGACCACGGCAGAGCGTTTGTATACATCTCAACCGGGAATAAGTAAACAAATTCGCATGTTAGAAGATGAGTTAGGTATACAAATATTTTCTCGCAGTGGCAAGCATCTAACGCATGTGACACCAGCAGGTGAAGAAATTGTAAGGCTGTCTAGAGAGATTTTGTCAAAAACAGAAGCTATTCGATCAGCGGCGGGTGAGCACACTTATCCAGATAGAGGCTCACTATCGATTGCAACAACGCATACGCAAGCTCGTTATGTATTACCTCCAGTAATAAAAGGTTTTATTGAGCGTTATCCGGATGTTTCATTACATATGAACCAAGGTTCACCAACGCAAATTGCTGAAGATGTATGCAGAGGTAAAAGTGATTTTGCAATAGCGACAGAATCACTGCATCTTTATAACGATTTAGTGATGCTACCTTGTTATCGTTGGAACCGCATTGTGGTGGTTTCTAAAGATCATCCACTGGCACAAAAACGAGAAGTGACGCTTAAAGAGCTCGCAAACTACGATATTGTCACTTATACCCAGGGGTTCACTGGGCGTTCAGATCTTGATGATGCCTTCGGTAAAGTAGGGTTGAAACCTAAAATTGTTTTCACTGCAACCGATGCGGATGTTATTAAAACTTATGTGAGACTGCATTTAGGTATTGGTGTGATTGCCAGCATGGCATTTGATCCTGTACTCGATAGCGATTTAGTTGCCATTGATATGCGTGATAAGTTTAGTTATAGCACCACTAAAATTGCGTTTCGCCGTAGTGGTTTCTTACGTGGCTATATGTATGATTTTATGTGGCGTTTTGCTCCCCATCTTACGCGTAATTTGATTGAGCAAGCTGTTGCGTTGCGAACTAACGAAGAGATTGAAGAGTTATTTAAAGATATCGAATTACCATTAGTGTAA
- the acnA gene encoding aconitate hydratase AcnA, translating into MSLRLKKESHSTLLVGSQEYEYYRLSEVARQLGDITRLPKSLKVLLENLVRYLDNDTVVDEDIKALVEWQKTAHASREIAYRPARVLMQDFTGVPAVVDLAAMREAVKSLGGQVDKVNPLSPVDLVIDHSVMVDEYASKNAFAENVEIEMERNYERYLFLRWGQQSFERFRVVPPGTGICHQVNLEYLGKAIWSEVQNGRHVAYPDTLVGTDSHTTMINGLGVLGWGVGGIEAEAAMLGQPISMLIPDVVGFKLTGRLREGITATDLVLTVTQMLRAHGVVGKFVEFYGDGLASLPLADRATIANMSPEYGATCGFFPIDEITLDYLRLTGREEQEIALVEAYSKEQGLWRHTGDEPIFTSTLSLDMGTVEASLAGPKRPQDRVNLPSVPRAFKAAVDLETNKKPLTQFPQVKIDDYPAFELTDGAVVIAAITSCTNTSNPNVLMAAGLLAKNAVEKGLQRKPWVKSSLAPGSKVVTDYLNLAGLTPYLDELGFNLVGYGCTTCIGNSGPLLAPIESAIKDNDLTIAAVLSGNRNFEGRIHPLVKTNWLASPPLVVAYALSGNMNIDLTKEPLGKDKQGAPVYLKDIWPDSKAIADAVEKVKTEMFHKEYSAVFEGDKTWKSLQTQDTPVYDWQPDSTYIRHPPFFEGMSKTPAPIKDIHQASILAILGDSVTTDHISPAGNIKADSPAGRYLREHGVEPKDFNSYGSRRGNHEVMMRGTFANIRIRNEMVPGIEGGFTKHIPTGEILAIYDASMRYQQENTPLAIIAGSEYGSGSSRDWAAKGTRLLGVRVVIAGSFERIHRSNLIGMGVLPLEFPKGVSRQTLGLKGDEKIEITGLNALIPSQDVAVNITFADNRTETIMARCRIDTQTELAYFQHGGILHYVIRNML; encoded by the coding sequence ATGTCGTTACGTTTGAAAAAAGAGAGCCATTCCACGCTCTTAGTCGGATCTCAAGAATACGAGTACTACCGTCTTTCAGAAGTCGCCCGCCAATTAGGCGATATTACCCGTCTTCCTAAGTCTCTGAAGGTGTTACTAGAAAATTTAGTGCGTTATCTCGACAATGATACTGTTGTTGACGAGGATATTAAGGCACTCGTTGAGTGGCAAAAAACAGCACATGCATCACGAGAAATTGCATATCGACCTGCAAGGGTACTTATGCAAGATTTTACAGGTGTGCCTGCAGTTGTTGATTTAGCGGCTATGCGTGAAGCTGTGAAATCTTTGGGCGGGCAAGTGGATAAAGTTAATCCATTATCACCCGTAGATTTGGTTATTGACCACTCTGTTATGGTTGATGAATATGCCAGTAAAAATGCGTTTGCTGAAAACGTGGAAATTGAAATGGAGCGTAACTATGAACGCTACCTTTTTTTACGTTGGGGGCAGCAATCCTTTGAACGCTTTCGTGTCGTGCCGCCAGGTACAGGAATTTGCCATCAGGTAAACTTGGAGTACTTAGGTAAAGCTATTTGGTCTGAGGTGCAAAATGGGCGTCATGTGGCTTATCCTGATACTTTAGTGGGCACAGATTCTCACACCACAATGATAAATGGTCTTGGTGTTTTAGGTTGGGGTGTAGGAGGCATTGAAGCAGAAGCCGCAATGTTAGGACAACCTATCTCCATGCTAATTCCAGATGTTGTTGGCTTTAAATTGACAGGAAGATTACGTGAAGGGATCACGGCAACTGATCTGGTATTAACTGTCACACAGATGTTACGTGCTCATGGTGTTGTGGGTAAATTTGTGGAGTTTTATGGTGATGGTTTAGCGTCATTACCTTTAGCTGATCGTGCAACAATAGCGAATATGTCGCCAGAGTATGGCGCGACCTGTGGATTCTTCCCAATAGATGAGATCACCCTTGATTATTTGCGTTTAACAGGGCGTGAAGAACAAGAAATTGCACTTGTTGAAGCTTATAGCAAAGAGCAAGGTCTATGGCGACATACAGGTGATGAACCTATCTTTACGTCAACATTATCGTTAGATATGGGAACCGTTGAAGCGAGTCTTGCAGGGCCTAAACGCCCTCAAGATAGAGTTAATCTGCCGAGTGTACCTAGGGCATTTAAAGCAGCTGTAGATCTTGAAACCAATAAGAAACCACTGACGCAGTTTCCTCAAGTAAAAATTGATGATTATCCTGCATTTGAGTTAACCGATGGTGCCGTCGTTATTGCGGCGATCACATCATGTACCAACACATCAAACCCTAATGTCTTAATGGCAGCAGGATTACTCGCTAAAAATGCGGTAGAAAAAGGATTACAGCGTAAGCCTTGGGTTAAGTCTTCTTTGGCTCCTGGATCTAAAGTCGTCACGGATTATCTTAATCTAGCAGGATTAACGCCTTATCTTGATGAGTTAGGGTTTAATCTTGTGGGATATGGTTGCACAACATGTATTGGCAACTCCGGGCCTTTATTAGCACCGATTGAAAGTGCGATTAAAGATAATGACTTAACTATTGCGGCTGTATTATCTGGTAACCGTAACTTTGAAGGTCGAATTCATCCCTTAGTGAAAACCAACTGGTTAGCATCGCCGCCTTTAGTGGTTGCTTATGCTTTATCAGGAAATATGAATATTGATCTTACTAAAGAGCCATTAGGTAAAGATAAACAGGGTGCTCCCGTTTATTTAAAAGATATTTGGCCTGACAGTAAAGCTATTGCAGATGCTGTTGAGAAAGTTAAAACAGAGATGTTTCATAAAGAGTACTCCGCCGTGTTTGAAGGTGATAAAACATGGAAATCATTGCAAACACAAGATACACCCGTCTATGATTGGCAACCAGACTCTACCTATATTCGACATCCTCCTTTCTTTGAAGGTATGTCAAAAACACCGGCTCCGATTAAAGACATTCATCAAGCCAGTATTTTGGCTATTTTAGGTGATTCGGTGACAACGGATCATATTTCACCCGCAGGTAATATTAAGGCGGATAGTCCCGCAGGGCGTTATCTGCGTGAACATGGTGTCGAGCCGAAAGATTTTAACTCTTATGGTTCAAGACGTGGCAATCATGAAGTCATGATGCGAGGCACATTTGCCAATATTCGTATTCGTAACGAAATGGTGCCGGGAATCGAAGGTGGTTTTACCAAGCATATTCCAACTGGTGAAATATTGGCTATTTATGATGCTTCAATGCGTTATCAGCAAGAAAATACGCCGTTGGCAATTATTGCTGGTAGTGAATATGGTTCAGGCTCTAGCCGTGACTGGGCGGCAAAAGGAACACGTCTATTAGGTGTACGTGTGGTGATTGCAGGCTCTTTTGAGCGTATTCACCGTTCTAACTTAATCGGTATGGGAGTTTTACCTTTAGAGTTTCCTAAAGGGGTATCTCGTCAAACATTGGGCTTAAAAGGTGATGAGAAAATTGAGATCACAGGGCTTAATGCATTAATACCGAGCCAAGATGTCGCGGTTAATATTACTTTCGCAGATAATCGTACTGAAACTATTATGGCGCGTTGTCGTATTGATACTCAAACTGAATTAGCCTATTTCCAACATGGTGGCATATTGCATTATGTTATTCGTAATATGCTTTAA
- a CDS encoding MetQ/NlpA family lipoprotein: protein MPLHFSGRVFGALLLAGTLLTGCDNSDKNSYSIKVGVINGAEQDVAEIAKKVAKEKYGLEVELVSFSGSLLPNDPTANKELDANVFQHRPFLAQDNQSRGYNLVAVGNTFVFPMAGYSTKIKHPSELKSGDTIAVPNDPTNLGRALLLLDKEKLITLKPNSGLLPTAIDIIDNPLKLKIMELEGAQLPRVLNDPKVTVAIISTTYIQQINLSPTKDSIFIEDKNSPYTNIIVTREENKDADNVRDFIKAYQSPEVATAAETIFNGGAIQGW from the coding sequence ATGCCATTACATTTTTCTGGTAGGGTTTTCGGCGCGCTTTTATTAGCAGGAACATTATTGACTGGTTGTGATAATAGCGATAAAAACAGCTATTCAATCAAGGTTGGTGTGATTAATGGTGCTGAACAAGATGTGGCTGAAATTGCCAAAAAAGTCGCAAAAGAAAAATATGGCTTAGAGGTTGAATTGGTAAGTTTCAGCGGTTCTTTATTGCCTAATGATCCCACTGCAAATAAAGAACTTGATGCCAATGTTTTTCAACATCGCCCTTTTCTTGCCCAAGATAATCAATCTCGTGGTTACAATTTAGTGGCTGTTGGTAATACCTTTGTTTTTCCTATGGCGGGCTATTCAACTAAAATCAAACACCCTTCGGAGTTAAAATCAGGCGATACCATTGCAGTTCCTAACGATCCCACCAATTTAGGTCGAGCATTACTGTTACTAGATAAAGAAAAGCTTATTACGCTAAAACCAAACAGTGGTTTATTGCCTACGGCTATCGACATTATTGATAATCCACTTAAGCTTAAAATTATGGAGCTAGAAGGTGCGCAATTACCACGGGTTTTAAACGATCCCAAAGTAACTGTCGCTATTATCAGTACAACTTATATCCAGCAAATTAATTTATCACCGACCAAAGACAGTATTTTTATTGAAGATAAAAACTCTCCTTACACCAATATTATTGTGACAAGGGAAGAGAACAAAGATGCTGATAATGTACGTGATTTTATCAAAGCATATCAATCTCCCGAAGTTGCCACGGCTGCCGAAACCATTTTTAACGGTGGTGCAATTCAGGGCTGGTGA
- the ribA gene encoding GTP cyclohydrolase II, which produces MKLRRIAEAKLPTPFGEFLMVGFEEIATGKDHVALVYGDISGSEPVLSRIHSECLTGDALFSLRCDCGFQLEAALSQISKVGRGVLLYHRQEGRNIGLLNKIRAYALQDKGLDTVEANLELGFKADERDFTLCADMYNLLGVHEVRLLTNNPKKIEIMKAAGINVIERVPLIVGRNPSNAHYLDTKADKMGHLLFKKAQ; this is translated from the coding sequence ATGAAATTAAGACGTATCGCAGAAGCAAAACTACCGACGCCTTTTGGCGAGTTTTTAATGGTCGGTTTTGAAGAAATCGCAACAGGAAAAGATCATGTCGCTCTAGTTTATGGCGATATTTCAGGCTCAGAGCCCGTATTATCTCGTATTCATTCAGAGTGCCTAACGGGCGATGCCCTATTTAGTTTACGTTGTGATTGTGGTTTCCAACTTGAAGCAGCACTTTCACAAATAAGTAAAGTAGGTCGTGGCGTATTACTTTATCATCGCCAAGAAGGCAGAAATATTGGATTGCTAAATAAAATACGAGCCTATGCATTACAAGATAAAGGTTTAGATACCGTTGAAGCGAACCTTGAGTTAGGTTTTAAAGCTGACGAACGCGATTTTACCCTTTGTGCTGACATGTATAACCTCTTAGGTGTTCATGAAGTTCGGTTATTAACCAATAATCCGAAGAAAATTGAAATCATGAAAGCCGCAGGAATTAATGTTATCGAGCGAGTTCCTTTGATTGTCGGGCGTAATCCAAGTAATGCACATTATCTTGATACTAAAGCCGATAAAATGGGCCATCTTTTATTTAAGAAAGCGCAATAA
- the pgpB gene encoding phosphatidylglycerophosphatase B — MNKQVTKLILLGSMLLLIIPSAVLILGWKWQPTDHPLGGISTLWIADSAAKPWSAVTIIVLLALLFMVLKLKRNRFIQLAVIIIATLSIGQLIKVAVKNAVKEPRPYVVWVSENLHISSEAFYQVSRPEREQLLQNGLANSPVVPEWQLKYWKTETGYAFPSGHSLFSATLALFVFVLFMLRRHYFLASLGLLWGIDVTVGRIVLGMHWASDVIVGILISTVLVWCAFKVIERRLLLKP; from the coding sequence TTGAATAAGCAAGTAACAAAGTTGATTCTGTTAGGTAGTATGTTGCTCTTAATCATACCAAGTGCTGTGTTGATATTGGGTTGGAAGTGGCAACCTACTGATCACCCTTTAGGCGGGATAAGCACATTATGGATAGCTGATAGTGCAGCAAAACCTTGGAGCGCTGTGACTATTATTGTTTTGTTAGCATTGCTTTTTATGGTGTTGAAATTAAAACGTAACCGTTTCATTCAATTAGCCGTGATAATTATTGCAACATTATCTATTGGGCAATTAATTAAGGTCGCGGTTAAAAATGCAGTAAAAGAGCCTCGCCCTTATGTTGTTTGGGTTAGTGAAAATTTGCACATTAGCTCTGAAGCTTTTTATCAAGTATCAAGACCTGAGCGAGAACAATTACTCCAAAATGGATTAGCCAACTCACCTGTGGTCCCTGAATGGCAACTTAAATATTGGAAAACTGAAACAGGTTATGCTTTTCCGTCTGGTCATAGTTTATTTTCAGCGACACTCGCATTATTTGTTTTTGTCCTTTTTATGTTGCGCCGTCATTATTTTTTAGCGTCACTCGGGTTATTATGGGGAATTGATGTCACGGTAGGGCGTATTGTATTAGGAATGCACTGGGCATCTGATGTGATTGTCGGTATTCTTATCAGCACCGTGCTGGTTTGGTGTGCATTTAAGGTGATTGAGCGGCGTTTATTACTCAAACCCTGA
- a CDS encoding LapA family protein: MTLGTNNDQVVTFNYLIAQGEYRISTLLATLFGMGFVLGWIVSGVFYLRVRLSLGRAKRKIKRLESAQTKQENQESRPTVASATK, translated from the coding sequence ATGACTTTAGGCACAAATAACGATCAGGTAGTCACATTCAATTATCTTATCGCTCAAGGTGAATATCGTATTTCTACCTTGTTAGCTACCCTGTTTGGTATGGGTTTTGTACTTGGCTGGATTGTAAGTGGTGTTTTTTATCTACGTGTACGCTTATCACTAGGTCGAGCAAAACGTAAAATTAAACGTCTTGAAAGCGCCCAAACAAAACAAGAAAACCAAGAAAGTCGCCCAACGGTTGCTTCTGCTACGAAATAA
- the lapB gene encoding lipopolysaccharide assembly protein LapB has protein sequence MLELLFLLLPVAAAYGWYMGRRGAQQDKQQNADRLSREYVAGVNFLLSDQQDKAVDLFLEMLKEDSSAFEAHLTLGNLFRSRGEVERAIRIHQSLMESAALSFEQRLLAVQQLGRDYVAAGVYDRAENMFQQLIDEHEFRQSALQSLLAIYQLTSDWGKAIETAEKLVKLGQRELKEQIAHFYCELALQEMSSDNLESALNFLQKAGQTDPLCARVSIMYGRIYIARDDKQKAIDVLMKVIEQDKEMVSETLPMLFECFQAQGDDNARWETYLRQCVDSNCGAIAELYLADIIEAKEGIEAAQLYINRQLERHPTMRLFYRLMRYHLAEAEEGRAKESLILLRYMVGEQIRTKPDYRCHKCGFTSHALYWHCPSCRSWDTVKPIRGLDGQ, from the coding sequence ATGCTAGAATTGCTGTTTCTGTTATTACCTGTCGCTGCGGCTTACGGCTGGTATATGGGGCGTCGTGGCGCCCAACAGGACAAACAGCAGAACGCCGATCGCCTGTCACGTGAGTATGTGGCGGGTGTTAACTTCTTACTTTCTGATCAACAAGATAAAGCAGTTGATCTTTTCCTCGAAATGCTTAAAGAAGATAGCTCTGCTTTTGAAGCTCATCTTACTTTAGGTAATCTTTTTCGCTCTCGTGGCGAAGTCGAGCGCGCTATTCGTATCCACCAATCGCTAATGGAAAGTGCTGCACTTTCCTTTGAGCAACGCCTACTTGCTGTTCAACAGTTAGGCCGTGACTATGTGGCTGCGGGTGTTTACGATCGCGCTGAAAATATGTTTCAGCAACTTATTGATGAGCATGAATTTCGCCAAAGTGCGTTGCAATCGCTGTTAGCTATTTACCAATTAACCAGTGATTGGGGAAAAGCCATTGAAACGGCTGAAAAATTAGTAAAATTGGGACAACGCGAGCTTAAAGAGCAGATCGCCCATTTCTATTGTGAATTGGCGTTACAAGAAATGAGTAGCGATAATCTTGAGAGCGCGCTCAATTTCTTACAAAAAGCAGGGCAAACAGACCCGCTTTGTGCTCGTGTTTCAATTATGTATGGTCGTATCTATATTGCTCGTGATGATAAACAAAAAGCTATCGATGTTTTAATGAAAGTTATTGAGCAAGATAAAGAGATGGTCAGTGAAACCTTACCTATGCTTTTTGAATGTTTCCAAGCTCAAGGCGACGATAATGCTCGTTGGGAAACTTATTTACGTCAATGTGTGGATAGTAATTGTGGTGCGATTGCGGAGCTTTACCTTGCTGACATTATTGAAGCTAAAGAAGGTATTGAAGCAGCTCAGTTATACATTAATCGTCAATTAGAGCGTCATCCAACCATGCGCTTGTTCTATCGTTTAATGCGTTACCATTTAGCAGAAGCAGAAGAAGGACGCGCCAAAGAGAGCCTTATCTTATTGCGCTATATGGTTGGTGAACAAATTCGCACGAAACCAGATTATCGTTGCCATAAATGTGGTTTTACCTCTCATGCATTATATTGGCATTGTCCATCCTGTCGTTCATGGGATACCGTTAAACCTATTCGCGGTTTAGATGGTCAGTGA
- the pyrF gene encoding orotidine-5'-phosphate decarboxylase, with the protein MSFHCDKKSPELTCAPVIVALDYEDQKSALDFAQRIDPSSCRLKIGKEMFTRFGPQFVTQLQKEGFDIFLDLKFHDIPNTVARAVAAAADLGVWMVNVHASGGGRMMRAAKESLATFGKDAPLLTAVTVLTSMDQSDLIELGITLTPAEQAERLALLTKSCGLDGVVCSAHEATRFKQVCGDDFLLVTPGIRPAGSDIGDQRRVMTPEQAIAAGVDYMVIGRPITRSDNPHETLQQINRSIQGM; encoded by the coding sequence ATGTCATTTCATTGTGATAAGAAATCGCCCGAGCTTACCTGCGCGCCCGTTATTGTGGCACTAGACTATGAAGACCAAAAAAGTGCATTAGATTTTGCACAGCGTATCGATCCCTCATCTTGTCGTTTAAAAATTGGTAAGGAGATGTTTACCCGTTTTGGACCTCAGTTTGTGACTCAATTACAAAAAGAAGGGTTTGATATTTTCCTCGATTTAAAATTCCATGATATTCCCAATACTGTTGCAAGAGCCGTTGCAGCCGCTGCTGATTTAGGTGTATGGATGGTTAATGTACACGCGAGTGGTGGCGGTCGTATGATGCGTGCTGCCAAAGAGAGTCTTGCTACCTTTGGTAAAGACGCGCCACTTTTAACTGCAGTGACTGTACTTACCAGTATGGATCAATCTGATTTAATTGAATTGGGAATAACATTGACGCCCGCAGAACAAGCAGAACGTTTAGCGTTACTGACAAAATCTTGTGGTCTTGATGGTGTTGTCTGCTCTGCACATGAAGCAACACGTTTTAAACAAGTTTGTGGTGATGATTTCTTATTAGTTACTCCGGGTATTCGTCCAGCAGGAAGTGATATCGGCGATCAGCGTCGTGTAATGACACCAGAGCAAGCCATTGCGGCAGGCGTTGATTATATGGTGATTGGTCGTCCTATTACTCGTAGCGATAACCCTCATGAAACATTGCAACAAATTAATCGTTCTATACAAGGTATGTAA
- the yciH gene encoding stress response translation initiation inhibitor YciH, which produces MDNNSRLVYSTDTGRIKEEEQKPVRPAGDGIVRIQRQTSGRKGKGVCVVSGIDLDDAELAKLAAELKKKCGCGGSVKDGLIEIQGDKRDLIKSLLEAKGMKVKLAGG; this is translated from the coding sequence ATGGATAATAACTCTCGTTTGGTTTATTCCACAGATACGGGTCGCATAAAAGAAGAAGAACAAAAGCCAGTACGTCCTGCTGGTGATGGTATTGTGCGTATTCAGAGACAAACTAGCGGACGTAAAGGTAAAGGTGTATGCGTTGTTTCAGGTATTGATCTGGATGATGCAGAGTTAGCGAAACTTGCGGCTGAACTGAAGAAAAAATGTGGCTGCGGTGGGAGTGTCAAAGACGGTTTAATTGAGATCCAAGGTGATAAACGTGATTTAATTAAATCGCTATTAGAAGCCAAAGGAATGAAGGTTAAACTTGCTGGTGGCTGA
- a CDS encoding RNA 2'-phosphotransferase, translating into MKDKIQISRFLSYILRHAPESIGLTLDKQGWGEISKLIPLAQKNGTPLTLELIKDVVETNDKKRFAISEDGLFIRAVQGHSLKTTVGYQPIKPPTILYHGTATRFIDSIFDQGLIPNGRQYVHLSQEYKTAVNVGNRHGKAVVLTVDSENMFSDGFEFYHADNGVWLTLAVPVKYLKINEKK; encoded by the coding sequence ATGAAAGACAAAATACAAATTAGTCGTTTTTTAAGCTATATCTTACGTCATGCCCCTGAAAGTATCGGTTTAACATTGGATAAGCAAGGATGGGGAGAAATATCAAAATTAATCCCATTAGCACAAAAAAATGGTACACCGCTAACCCTTGAATTAATTAAAGACGTTGTAGAAACCAATGATAAAAAGCGTTTTGCTATTTCAGAAGATGGGCTTTTTATTCGCGCAGTGCAAGGTCATTCACTTAAAACCACCGTTGGTTATCAACCAATAAAGCCACCAACAATACTCTATCACGGCACGGCAACTCGCTTTATCGATAGTATTTTTGATCAAGGTTTAATTCCTAATGGTCGTCAATATGTTCATCTTTCACAGGAATATAAAACAGCTGTGAATGTTGGCAATCGTCATGGAAAAGCAGTCGTTTTAACCGTTGATAGTGAAAACATGTTTAGTGATGGATTTGAATTTTATCACGCAGATAATGGTGTTTGGCTAACACTTGCTGTGCCTGTGAAGTATCTAAAAATCAACGAGAAAAAATAG